A region of Huiozyma naganishii CBS 8797 chromosome 12, complete genome DNA encodes the following proteins:
- the ULA1 gene encoding Ula1p (similar to Saccharomyces cerevisiae ULA1 (YPL003W); ancestral locus Anc_8.86), whose protein sequence is MDRYDRQVRLWGNAGQDLVRRSHLCVVSRGETPLLQEILKNYVLLGGSRITLYLDAEGGRSNHLLYGDLREALAPLNPEPLELTTHRVNLNSFVIPNSERYSAIVQVGLPVGLRHEGDLSPPVIHCFARGLCGYVHLQLSEPHLLLDPRNEYTIPSLRLDNPWGELSQYMDSIHVEQMDDVQLSQLPFAVLLYKTLNTRRAATTAAQLKTVLAETYLHGLNPRAQSDLNYAEAVRFAHLAFTKNRQDGLLNRLTRDVCPLLEQENKLGFQDTMNQYIATLLSTLKRYADMHNGHFPLDATLPDMESTTHNYNALKRVYEAKAAKDLADFKKLIPGDIEIPEHVIDEFCRNTKTTELFEPLGVCRGPPDSSAPPLLDALKRCQEGKTVDLPQLNVTFSYPTETYIAGLVTQELVKLITHQFVPIDNCFVYDALDPQNMATCRL, encoded by the coding sequence ATGGACAGGTACGACCGTCAGGTGCGGTTGTGGGGGAACGCAGGTCAAGATCTGGTGCGTAGGTCGCACCTGTGCGTTGTTTCGCGCGGGGAGACGCCGCTGCTGCAAGAGATACTGAAGAATTACGTGCTTCTTGGAGGTTCCCGCATCACGCTGTATCTGGATGCTGAGGGTGGCAGGAGTAACCATCTGTTGTACGGTGATCTGCGGGAGGCGCTGGCCCCGTTGAACCCAGAACCACTGGAATTGACCACCCACCGCGTCaatttgaacagtttcgTGATCCCCAACTCGGAACGGTACTCCGCTATCGTGCAAGTCGGTTTGCCCGTTGGGCTGCGGCACGAGGGAGACCTGTCACCTCCAGTGATACACTGCTTTGCTCGCGGGCTTTGTGGTTACGTTCATTTGCAATTGAGCGAACCGCATTTGCTATTGGACCCTAGAAACGAGTATACGATACCCAGTCTCCGGTTGGACAATCCCTGGGGGGAACTGTCCCAGTACATGGACTCTATACACGTAGAGCAGATGGACGACGTCCAATTGTCGCAGCTACCCTTTGCTGTGCTCCTCTACAAGACATTGAACACACGTCGGGCCGCGACCACTGCGGCACAACTTAAAACTGTGCTGGCGGAGACATACCTTCATGGACTCAACCCAAGAGCGCAAAGTGACCTCAACTACGCCGAGGCCGTCAGATTTGCCCATTTGGCCTTTACAAAGAACAGGCAAGACGGACTACTGAACCGGTTGACGCGGGATGTGTGTCCCTTGCTCGAGCAAGAGAACAAACTCGGATTCCAGGACACAATGAACCAGTACATCGCAACATTGCTGTCAACTTTGAAGCGATACGCGGATATGCACAATGGCCATTTCCCGCTCGATGCGACTCTACCAGATATGGAGTCCACTACACACAACTACAACGCGCTGAAGCGGGTGTACGAGGCAAAGGCGGCCAAAGACCTTGCGgacttcaaaaaactcATACCAGGCGATATCGAGATTCCTGAGCACGTCATCGACGAGTTTTGCCGGAACACTAAAACTACAGAGTTATTCGAGCCCTTGGGCGTCTGCCGCGGTCCACCAGATTCATCCGCCCCACCGTTGCTCGATGCGCTCAAAAGGTGTCAAGAAGGCAAAACGGTCGACCTTCCGCAACTGAACGTCACTTTCAGTTATCCGACAGAGACGTACATTGCGGGTCTTGTAACGCAAGAGCTGGTCAAACTTATCACGCACCAGTTCGTCCCGATAGATAACTGCTTTGTGTACGATGCCCTTGATCCTCAGAACATGGCAACGTGTCGGTTGTGA
- the SPB4 gene encoding ATP-dependent RNA helicase SPB4 (similar to Saccharomyces cerevisiae SPB4 (YFL002C); ancestral locus Anc_8.87), whose amino-acid sequence MGRSSLEWDTLEYELQPWVRSAIETLGFDKMTPVQASTIPLFAGNKDVVVDAETGSGKTVAFVVPILEKIVQEQAFRLKRGHFHSLILTPTRELAKQIETVVQSFLVHYTEGTQQPIGCQLLVGTNEHSIRDDVNALCENRPQLLIGTPGRVLDLLQSPKVKTQSCSLVVLDEADRLLDASFVGDIEKILKVLPKQRRTGLFSATISAAGDTIFKTGLRNPVKIKVNGRAISAAPESLSINYCTVKPQLKLQLLISLINRFKFKKCIVYFPTCISVTFFYSFMNHLLSRGDITQDVKLFSLHGKLQTSSRIKTLDAFASHLGSAVLLTTDVAARGIDIPDVELVVQLDPPTDTDLFLHRCGRTGRANRIGKAVTFLNEGREEDFVGFMAVKNVVIEEDVSLQDPEIEGQAQQFYNTFLQWILEDRDRFDYAVKSYVAFIRYYSKHAAHSIFRLQNFDFVGLAKMYGLFRLPRMPEITKNLANKEEVTFGDGWLMDPPPVDMDTFAYRDAKLEQKRLEELKNLAKINDKKKLKFELKKKNVAWSNKTDTKETKQERREKMSRKRKAIEEELARQGSTSDKDDDDEIDKDWKETILKRKKGDQGKSNVQGSFDDL is encoded by the coding sequence ATGGGACGCAGCTCGCTGGAATGGGACACACTGGAGTACGAATTGCAGCCGTGGGTGCGCTCGGCAATCGAGACGCTCGGGTTCGATAAGATGACGCCCGTGCAGGCGTCGACGATCCCGCTGTTCGCGGGGAACAAAgacgttgttgttgatgcgGAGACTGGGTCCGGTAAGACCGTCGCCTTTGTGGTGCCCATCCTCGAGAAAATCGTTCAGGAACAAGCATTCCGTCTCAAGAGGGGCCACTTCCACTCGTTGATCCTCACGCCGACAAGAGAATTGGCAAAACAGATCGAAACCGTGGTCCAGTCGTTTCTAGTACACTATACCGAAGGAACACAGCAACCCATTGGCTGCCAGTTGCTTGTGGGGACTAACGAACACAGTATCAGGGACGACGTCAACGCGCTGTGCGAGAACAGGCCTCAGTTGCTCATTGGTACTCCGGGGAGAGTGCTGGACCTGTTGCAGTCGCCCAAAGTGAAGACACAATCCTGCTCCCTTGTGGTGCTCGACGAGGCGGACAGATTGCTGGATGCAAGTTTCGTGGGGGACATCGAGAAAATCCTCAAAGTACTACCAAAACAACGTAGAACTGGACTCTTCTCAGCGACTATCTCCGCGGCTGGGGACACGATCTTCAAAACAGGGCTAAGGAACCCAGTCAAGATTAAAGTTAACGGCCGCGCAATCAGTGCCGCTCCAGAGTCCCTCTCGATCAACTACTGCACGGTCAAACCACAACTCAAATTGCAACTGCTCATCTCGCTGATCAACaggttcaagttcaagaaatgtATAGTGTACTTCCCGACTTGCATCTCTGTCACCTTCTTTTACAGCTTCATGAATCACTTGCTCTCTAGGGGGGACATCACACAAGACGTGAAACTGTTCTCCCTCCATGGGAAACTGCAAACGAGTTCAAGGATTAAGACACTCGACGCATTTGCGTCACATTTGGGGAGCGCGGTACTACTGACCACAGACGTTGCGGCCCGAGGGATCGATATCCCGGACGTCGAACTCGTAGTGCAGCTCGACCCACCAACTGACACAGACCTCTTCTTACACAGATGCGGTAGGACAGGAAGGGCCAACAGGATTGGTAAAGCCGTCACGTTCCTCAACGAGGGCCGTGAGGAGGATTTCGTAGGGTTCATGGCCGTCAAGAACGTCGTGATAGAGGAGGACGTCTCCCTGCAGGACCCGGAGATAGAGGGACAAGCGCAGCAGTTCTACAATACGTTTCTGCAGTGGATCCTCGAGGACAGAGACAGATTCGACTACGCGGTCAAGTCGTACGTCGCGTTCATTAGGTACTACTCGAAACACGCGGCACACTCGATCTTCAGACTGCAGAACTTCGATTTCGTCGGACTTGCAAAGATGTACGGCCTGTTCAGACTGCCCAGGATGCCGGAAATCACAAAGAATCTGGCAAATAAAGAGGAGGTCACCTTTGGTGACGGGTGGCTCATGGATCCACCACCTGTGGATATGGACACGTTCGCGTACAGGGACGCGAAGTTAGAACAGAAGAGATtggaggagttgaagaacctTGCCAAAatcaacgacaagaagaagctcaAATTCGAACttaagaagaagaacgttGCCTGGTCCAACAAAACGGACACGAAGGAGACCAAACAGGAGCGCAGGGAGAAAATGTCCCGCAAGAGGAAAGCTATCGAGGAGGAGTTGGCAAGACAGGGCTCTACAAGTGACaaagacgacgacgacgagatcgACAAAGACTGGAAGGAGAcgattttgaagaggaagaaggGAGACCAGGGCAAGTCGAACGTGCAGGGGAGTTTCGACGACTTATGA
- the WWM1 gene encoding Wwm1p (similar to Saccharomyces cerevisiae WWM1 (YFL010C); ancestral locus Anc_8.65) — MQGFDASSSARDGAQPSRGSLSWRFVITGSSIVVPLYLSLSRDSTPAMAQSRSIVPIVPPGWKAIYDDEYQTWYFVNLQTKQSQWDEPRGTTWPPPPNSQPSTYPQQPAYPPQPVYQQQPMYPPQPMYPPQPMYPPQQPMYAPQQPTYAPQQQQQKRGGMNGMMGVGAGVLGGVLLAEAFDHRGGGGGYYNGQPDVIENNYYNDSNNVNDMNNDDYDNSGNDNGFDGGDGGFDGGDNGNW, encoded by the coding sequence ATGCAAGGCTTCGACGCGTCGTCTTCTGCACGTGACGGGGCACAGCCGTCTCGAGGTAGTCTCTCTTGGCGATTCGTTATAACTGGAAGTTCCATCGTTGTTCCCCTATACCTCTCACTCTCACGGGACAGCACGCCAGCGATGGCGCAGAGTAGAAGCATTGTGCCGATCGTGCCACCTGGGTGGAAGGCCATCTACGACGACGAGTACCAGACCTGGTACTTTGTGAACTTACAAACGAAGCAGTCGCAGTGGGACGAGCCCAGGGGCACGACATGGCCCCCACCGCCCAACTCGCAGCCGTCGACGTATCCGCAGCAGCCAGCGTATCCGCCTCAACCGGtgtaccagcagcaaccaaTGTACCCTCCACAGCCCATGTACCCTCCACAGCCCATGTACCCTCCACAACAGCCCATGTATGCGCCTCAACAGCCCACGTACGcaccgcagcagcagcagcagaagcGTGGAGGGATGAACGGGATGATGGGGGTCGGTGCTGGGGTGCTTGGGGGTGTGCTGTTGGCAGAGGCGTTCGACCACAGAGGCGGCGGCGGTGGGTACTATAACGGCCAGCCAGATGTCATAGAGAACAATTACTACAacgacagcaacaacgTGAACGACATGAACAACGACGACTACGACAACAGCGGTAACGACAATGGGTTTGACGGCGGCGACGGTGGGTTTGACGGCGGCGACAACGGGAACTGGTGA
- the MYO2 gene encoding myosin 2 (similar to Saccharomyces cerevisiae MYO4 (YAL029C) and MYO2 (YOR326W); ancestral locus Anc_7.68): MSFEVGTRCWFPSKEQGWIGCEVTRNKFEDGKYALQLALEDGTVVDVQVDSLTDDKDEQLPLLRNPPILEATEDLTSLSYLNEPAVLHAIKQRYAQLNIYTYSGIVLIATNPFDRVDQLYSPDMIEAYAGKRRGEMDPHLFAIAEEAYRLMKNGHENQTIVVSGESGAGKTVSAKYIMRYFASVEEEMSSNMGNLQHQAEMSETEQKILATNPIMEAFGNAKTTRNDNSSRFGKYLEILFNDKTSIIGAKIRTYLLERSRLVYQPPTERNYHIFYQLLAGLTPDEKAKLYLTDAEDFAYTNQGGDTKIKGMDDAKEYSITVDALQLVGIDETARAGIFQILAALLHIGNIEVKKGRTDASLSSEEPNLIKACELLGIDTFNFAKWTTKKQIVTRGEKIVSNLNFNQAVVARDSVAKFIYSALFDWLVANINTVLCNPAVTNQVKSFIGVLDIYGFEHFEKNSFEQFCINYANEKLQQEFNQHVFKLEQEEYVKEEIEWSFIEFNDNQPCINLIENKIGILSLLDEESRLPAGSDESWTQKLYQTLDKPPTNRVFSKPRFGQTKFVVAHYAHEVAYDTEGFIEKNRDTVSDGHLEVLKASTNESLLNILQNMELEAAKLEEAKKEEQEKQGAVAKRPGPMRATNRKPTLGSMFKQSLIELMTTINSTNVHYIRCIKPNNDKEAWVFDNLMVLSQLRACGVLETIRISCAGFPSRWTFDEFILRYYILTSPDEWASIFRNENTSEDDIIALCKKILNVTVQDKTKYQIGNTKIFFKAGMLAYLEKLRTDKMNHAIIMIQKKIRAKYHRKQYLRIQKSIAKLHSLVKGVVVRSTVETEMRVNLAIDIQRLYRGETVRLETEQVLSSVAEIQRRIKRRLAETHLREMYEQKAAVSIQSRVRAFQPRRRFNFRRRCAVVIQSRIRRRFAEAKLKVLKAEAKSVNKLQENSYKLENKVIELTENLAAKVRENKEMHIRLVALQKQLDETATLRDSIESQRLEHSKMIEDQQSDFVTKQKDLDDQLLAAHKSIEGYEREIAEMTARHGVLKQESLATLEELDTARKELNDYKLQNSDLQNEVKSLKEEIVRLQNSIALGTVTTSVIPHSPGARMSSESRVLTNEFIEEHTVDGMISQGAPLVGASVEEINDELFRLLEDTDALNEEITEGLLKGFKVPDSGVAIQLSRRDVVYPARILIIILSEMWRFGLTKQSENFLAQVLTTIQRVVTTLKGEHLIPSGAFWLANVRELYLFVLFAHHSILTQESFKEDMNKEEYDEYVSLVTELKEDFESLSYNIYNIWMKKLQKELQKKAIPAIVLSESLPGFSVAENGGFLNKFFSHNEEYTMDDILTFFNNIYWCMKSFHIEHEVFRQVVTTLLTYVDAICFNSLIIKRNFLSWKRGLQLNYNITRLEEWCKTHGLVDGADCLQHLTQTSKLLQLKKYTTEDIDILRGICSDLTPAQLQKLITQSYTAEYESPTPQEVLEYVAGIVKAEGKQANTEGKQANTDIFLQLKTGPFEDPFMKIPHKKFDQVEAYIPAWLNLPMTKRIVDLIAQNVNAGGETQGE; this comes from the coding sequence ATGTCGTTTGAAGTTGGCACGCGGTGCTGGTTCCCGAGCAAAGAGCAGGGCTGGATCGGATGCGAGGTGACGAGGAACAAGTTCGAGGACGGGAAGTACGCGCTGCAGCTTGCCCTCGAGGATGGGACTGTGGTGGACGTGCAGGTGGACTCGCTGACCGATGACAAGGACGAGCAGCTTCCTTTGCTGCGGAACCCGCCGATTCTGGAGGCGACGGAGGACCTTACCTCGCTGTCGTACTTGAACGAACCCGCGGTGCTGCACGCTATTAAGCAGCGATACGCTCAATTGAATATATACACGTACTCTGGGATTGTGCTGATTGCGACGAACCCGTTCGATAGGGTTGACCAACTGTACTCGCCGGATATGATCGAGGCGTACGCTGGGAAGCGCAGGGGAGAGATGGATCCGCACTTGTTCGCGATCGCGGAGGAGGCGTACCGCCTCATGAAGAACGGCCACGAGAACCAGACGATTGTTGTCAGCGGGGAGTCTGGGGCAGGGAAGACGGTCTCGGCGAAGTACATAATGCGGTACTTCGCGTCcgtcgaggaggagatGTCCTCCAACATGGGCAACTTGCAGCACCAAGCAGAGATGTCCGAGACGGAGCAGAAGATCCTCGCAACAAACCCGATCATGGAGGCGTTTGGGAACGCCAAGACCACAAGAAACGACAACTCGTCCCGGTTCGGGAAGTACTTGGAGATTCTCTTCAACGACAAAACCTCGATCATCGGCGCCAAGATTAGAACTTACTTGCTGGAAAGGTCCAGATTGGTGTACCAACCACCAACGGAAAGGAACTACCATATCTTTTACCAGTTGCTTGCAGGTCTGACCCCGGACGAGAAGGCGAAACTTTACTTGACAGACGCGGAGGATTTCGCGTACACGAACCAGGGCGGCGACACCAAGATCAAGGGGATGGACGATGCAAAGGAGTACTCTATTACTGTGGACGCGTTGCAACTGGTCGGTATCGACGAGACTGCGCGTGCTGGGATCTTCCAGATCCTAGCCGCGCTGCTTCACATCGGTAACATCGAGGTTAAAAAGGGCAGAACGGACGCTTCGTTGTCCTCCGAAGAACCAAACTTGATTAAAGCTTGTGAACTGTTGGGGATTGACACGTTCAATTTCGCGAAATGGACCACGAAGAAGCAAATTGTGACGAGGGGGGAAAAGATCGTTTCGAATCTGAACTTCAACCAAGCGGTTGTTGCGAGAGATTCCGTCGCGAAGTTCATATACTCTGCATTGTTTGACTGGCTGGTCGCCAACATTAACACGGTGCTGTGTAACCCTGCGGTCACCAACCAAGTGAAATCATTCATCGGTGTCCTGGACATCTACGGGTTCGAGCACTTCGAAAAGAACTCCTTCGAACAATTTTGTATCAACTACGCGAACgagaagttgcaacagGAATTCAACCAACATGTGTTCAAACTGGAACAGGAAGAATACGTCAAGGAGGAAATAGAGTGGTCGTTCATCGAGTTCAACGACAACCAACCGTGCATTAACCTTATCGAAAACAAGATAGGTATCCTGTCGCTGCTTGACGAGGAGAGTAGACTACCCGCGGGTTCTGATGAGTCCTGGACGCAGAAATTGTACCAGACTTTGGACAAACCTCCAACGAACAGAGTCTTTTCAAAGCCTAGATTTGGCCAGACCAAGTTCGTGGTTGCGCATTATGCCCACGAAGTTGCTTACGACACTGAAGGGTTTATTGAAAAGAACAGGGACACCGTCTCCGATGGCCATTTGGAGGTCCTCAAGGCTTCCACGAACGAGTCTTTGTTGAATATCTTGCAAAACATGGAATTAGAGGCCGCCAAGCTGGAAGAAGCTAAAAAGgaggaacaagagaaaCAGGGCGCGGTAGCTAAACGACCGGGCCCTATGAGAGCGACCAACAGGAAACCTACCTTGGGGTCTATGTTCAAACAGTCTCTGATTGAACTGATGACTACAATCAACTCGACCAACGTCCACTACATCCGCTGCATCAAGCCTAACAACGACAAGGAGGCCTGGGTGTTTGATAATCTGATGGTTCTATCCCAATTGAGGGCCTGTGGTGTCTTAGAAACAATCAGAATATCCTGTGCTGGGTTCCCATCACGGTGGACTTTTGACGAGTTTATTCTGAGATACTATATCCTTACCTCTCCTGATGAGTGGGCTAGTATTTTCAGGAACGAGAACACGAGCGAAGACGATATCATTGCTCTGTGTAAGAAAATCTTAAACGTTACAGTGCAGGACAAGACAAAGTACCAAATCGGTAATACGAagatattcttcaaagccGGGATGTTGGCGTATTTGGAAAAGTTAAGAACTGATAAGATGAACCATGCGATTATCATgattcaaaagaagatcaGGGCGAAGTACCACCGCAAGCAGTACTTGCGGATTCAAAAATCGATTGCGAAACTTCACTCTTTGGTCAAAGGTGTCGTTGTCAGGTCCACGGTGGAGACTGAGATGAGAGTTAACTTGGCTATTGACATCCAGAGACTGTACCGTGGTGAAACGGTGCGTTTAGAGACGGAACAAGTGTTGTCAAGCGTCGCTGAGATTCAAAGAAGGATCAAGAGACGTCTTGCGGAGACACATCTGCGCGAGATGTACGAACAAAAAGCTGCCGTGTCGATCCAAAGCAGAGTCAGGGCTTTCCAACCTCGGAGACGTTTCAACTTCCGGAGACGTTGTGCTGTTGTTATCCAGTCGCGTATTAGAAGACGTTTCGCGGAGGCTAAATTGAAGGTATTGAAGGCGGAGGCGAAGAGTGTCAacaagttgcaagagaacAGTTACAAGTTGGAAAACAAGGTGATTGAGTTGACGGAGAACTTGGCCGCCAAAGTGCGTGAGAACAAGGAAATGCACATTAGGTTGGTTGCCTTGCAAAAACAGCTGGATGAAACTGCCACTTTGAGGGACTCGATTGAATCGCAGAGACTGGAACATAGCAAGATGATCGAGGACCAGCAGTCCGATTTCGTCACGAAACAGAAAGATTTGGACGACCAATTGTTGGCCGCACACAAGTCTATTGAAGGGTATGAGCGTGAGATTGCCGAAATGACGGCAAGGCACGGTGTTCTAAAACAGGAATCGCTTGCGACGCTTGAGGAGTTGGACACCGCTAGAAAGGAGTTGAATGATTACAAGTTACAGAATTCTGATCTTCAAAACGAGGTGAAGTCTCTTAAGGAGGAGATTGTTCGTCTGCAGAACAGTATTGCCCTGGGGACTGTCACCACCAGTGTTATTCCACACAGTCCCGGTGCTAGGATGTCGAGTGAGAGCAGAGTGTTGACAAACGAGTTCATCGAGGAGCACACTGTCGATGGGATGATCTCGCAAGGTGCACCACTAGTCGGTGCGTCTGTCGAAGAGATCAACGACGAGTTGTTCCGTTTGCTGGAGGACACAGACGCGTTGAACGAGGAGATTACTGAGGGTCTGTTGAAGGGGTTCAAAGTGCCAGACTCTGGCGTGGCGATCCAGTTGAGCAGGCGGGACGTGGTGTACCCTGCGCGGATCCTAATCATCATATTGAGCGAGATGTGGCGGTTTGGGTTGACGAAGCAGAGCGAGAATTTCTTGGCGCAAGTGTTGACTACGATTCAACGAGTGGTTACCACTTTGAAGGGGGAACACCTTATTCCCAGCGGTGCCTTTTGGCTTGCCAATGTGCGTGAGTTGTACCTGTTCGTACTTTTTGCACACCACTCGATCCTGACACAGGAATCCTTTAAGGAGGACATGAACAAGGAGGAGTACGATGAGTACGTCTCGTTGGTGACtgaattgaaggaggatTTCGAGTCCTTAAGTTACAACATTTACAATATCTGGATGAAGAAGTTACAGAAGGAGTTGCAAAAGAAGGCGATCCCCGCGATCGTATTGTCCGAGTCGCTGCCCGGGTTCAGTGTCGCGGAGAACGGTgggttcttgaacaagtttttCAGCCACAACGAGGAGTACACGATGGATGACATcttgactttcttcaacaacatctACTGGTGTATGAAATCGTTCCATATTGAGCACGAGGTGTTCCGACAAGTGGTGACGACTCTGCTGACGTACGTCGACGCgatctgtttcaacagcTTGATCATCAAGAGGAACTTCTTATCCTGGAAGCGCGGGTTGCAATTGAACTACAACATCACGCGGTTGGAGGAGTGGTGCAAGACGCATGGGCTTGTCGACGGCGCGGACTGCCTACAGCATCTGACGCAGACATCGAAGCTTctgcagttgaagaagtacacGACGGAGGATATCGATATCCTACGCGGGATCTGTTCGGACTTGACCCCAGCACaattgcagaaactgaTCACACAATCGTACACGGCAGAGTACGAGTCTCCGACGCCGCAGGAAGTGCTCGAGTACGTTGCTGGGATCGTGAAGGCGGAGGGCAAGCAAGCAAACACGGAGGGCAAGCAAGCGAACACGGATATCTTCCTGCAGTTGAAGACGGGGCCCTTCGAGGACCCGTTCATGAAGATCCCACACAAGAAGTTCGACCAAGTCGAGGCGTACATCCCCGCGTGGCTGAACTTGCCGATGACGAAACGGATCGTCGACCTCATCGCGCAAAATGTCAACGCGGGAGGGGAGACCCAGGGAGAGTGA
- the SNC2 gene encoding SNAP receptor SNC2 (similar to Saccharomyces cerevisiae SNC1 (YAL030W) and SNC2 (YOR327C); ancestral locus Anc_7.67), with the protein MSSSVPYDPYVPPEESSGAFAPGQQSGAAQPQSQSRTAQLQAEIDDTVGIMRDNINKVAERGERLTSIEDKADNLAVSAQGFKRGANRVRKQMWWKDLKMRMCLVLVVIILLVVIIVPIAVHFS; encoded by the coding sequence ATGTCTTCTTCGGTGCCCTATGATCCGTACGTGCCCCCCGAGGAGTCCTCGGGCGCGTTTGCCCCCGGGCAGCAGTCTGGCGCCGCGCAGCCGCAGTCGCAGTCGCGGACCGCTCAGTTGCAAGCAGAGATCGACGATACCGTAGGTATAATGCGtgacaacatcaacaaagTCGCTGAGCGGGGGGAACGGCTCACCTCGATCGAGGACAAGGCGGATAACCTTGCCGTGTCGGCCCAGGGGTTCAAACGCGGGGCCAACAGGGTCCGCAAACAGATGTGGTGGAAGGACCTCAAGATGCGCATGTGtctcgtcctcgtcgtcatcatcctgctcgtcgtcatcattGTCCCCATCGCGGTCCACTTCAGCTAG
- the CTF19 gene encoding Ctf19p (similar to Saccharomyces cerevisiae CTF19 (YPL018W); ancestral locus Anc_8.63) has product MDFTSDISGGVSSPRAVGGPGIQLHPKGSGSDGSDSRNSSLLGESDRKRLALMDKREQLLAQRDAMLRDLDTLKQELRRPVAAGPRETASAMPRRQADENAAKMLIDLMLLSRSDSGGPADQTTAESRVRVDGGSGLQEELLLKYDTLPVLNMRLRLKYLTKVLYPYLTLHVVELDAQTVSLECVFKRNAASPLQLLLELQYSSRQEVLRSLRVKHVSPGHHLALQPLLDGCTQNVSVLLFTCNEYNRLVYERDQLRVALRNKFQARLHYDESHLSGSITLRDLRNERALLVEMPIVFDQQYCGFLYPRMQIRLQLTRGQAAVDDVDINGILYRLMEEYGVQDALVDLITYAMLTV; this is encoded by the coding sequence ATGGACTTCACCAGTGACATCAGCGGTGGTGTATCGAGTCCGCGGGCCGTTGGTGGGCCCGGTATACAGTTGCATCCGAAGGGTAGCGGTTCCGATGGGAGCGACAGTCGGAACTCGTCACTGCTGGGGGAGTCCGACAGGAAGCGGCTTGCCCTGATGGACAAGAGGGAGCAGTTGCTTGCCCAGCGGGACGCAATGCTGAGGGATCTGGACACATTGAAGCAGGAACTACGCCGACCTGTTGCCGCTGGACCCCGGGAGACCGCGTCTGCGATGCCACGGCGGCAAGCGGACGAGAACGCTGCGAAGATGCTGATCGACCTGATGCTGCTGTCGAGGTCTGATTCGGGTGGACCTGCGGACCAGACGACCGCCGAGTCTCGAGTGCGCGTCGACGGCGGGTCCggtcttcaagaagagtTACTGCTGAAGTACGACACTTTGCCCGTGCTGAACATGAGACTGCGGCTCAAGTACTTGACCAAAGTGCTGTACCCGTACCTGACGCTCCATGTCGTTGAATTGGACGCGCAGACGGTTTCCCTCGAGTGCGTGTTCAAACGGAACGCAGCTTCACCACTGCAGTTGCTACTCGAGTTGCAGTACTCCTCCCGGCAAGAGGTTCTGCGGTCGCTCCGAGTGAAACACGTCTCCCCTGGCCATCACTTGGCGCTACAACCGTTGCTAGACGGGTGCACACAGAACGTGAGCGTGCTTCTGTTCACCTGCAACGAGTACAACCGGCTGGTGTACGAACGGGACCAGTTACGCGTTGCCCTTCGAAACAAGTTCCAAGCGCGGTTGCACTACGATGAGAGTCACCTGTCCGGTTCCATCACTCTGCGGGACCTCAGGAACGAGAGGGCCTTGCTCGTGGAGATGCCGATCGTGTTCGACCAACAGTACTGCGGGTTTCTGTACCCGCGGATGCAGATCCGGTTACAGCTGACCCGTGGCCAGGCTGCCGTGGACGACGTTGATATAAACGGTATACTGTATAGACTTATGGAAGAGTACGGTGTCCAGGATGCGCTAGTCGACCTGATCACGTACGCGATGCTCACTGTGTGA